The DNA region GAGAACTCCTCAATGAGTGCGACTATTATTCCTGCGAATGCCTGCGGGACGTGAAGCTTGCCAGGTCCTTCGGCTTTAAGGGAGAAATACTTCCCGTCTTTCCTAACACCGGCGGCTTTGACCTTAAAAAGGTCTCCGCCTTAAAACAGCCCGGACCGACCTCCAGACGTCGGCTTATCATGTTGAAGGGATACCATGGCTGGGCCTATAGGGCCCTGGTTGGTCTTAGGGCGCTGGAACGGTGTGCCGACCTTCTCAAGGGGTATACTCTCGCCATATACCTGGGGTTTACCAAGGAAGTACTGATCGCGGCCGAGCTTTTTAGCCGTTCCACTGGCGTCCCGGTAGAGATGATTCCCCGCATCTCTCACGAAGAGATACTCCGTTATCACGGCCGGGCACGGACCTCTATCGGTGTGAATATCAGCGATTCTATCAGCACTTCTTTCCTTGAAGCGCTGGTGATGGGGTCATTTCCGATTCAGACACATACGGGCTGCGCAAACGAATGGATTGAAGACGGCAGGACCGGAATACTGGTGCCCCCGGAGGACCCGGACGTAATTGAACAAGCTATCCGTCGTGCGCTTACGGACGACGAACTGGTCGACCGCGCGGCGGAAGAAAATTGGAAGACAACTGTAGAAAGGCTCGACCAGTCGAAGATAAAACCAAAGGCTGTCGATTTTTATGGAAGGATTTTCTAATCATAAGAAAATCTTCCGTGTTCAAAATTTAGAGATTCAAACAATCACAAAAGAAGAGCCCGGGAGGTCAGGCAAGCATGTCTAATATATTGGCGTCAGCTAGTAATTACCTGAAAAAAGTGCTTCCCCCACGCCCTTACGACCTTATTGTAAGAGCGTATCATCTTTCAGTAAAGCTTTTTATTTTACTTAAAGCCGGGGTACGCAGTCTATACTGTCGACTATTATCATATAAACGATTGTTTATTTGGAGCATCTACCCTTTATTGCCCAAAAAAAAGTTCCGGCTTTACCCCAAGTTGGTATCTATTTTTCTTACAACAAAATGCAATTTGAGATGTTATATATGCAGGCCGGATGGATTTAAAGGCAGTAACCTGAAGATGGAGGATCTTAAGAAATTGAAGGATGTAATTAAGCATGGCGAAATAGTTGAGCTTACCGGGTGGGGCGAAGCCTTTTTGTATCCCAAGCTTGAGGAAGCGCTAAACTATATTTATTCAATAAACCCTAGAAACGATTTAATCCAAATTAACACAAATGGAACACTGTTGTCGAGAAAGATGGCCAGGCTGCTTTCCGGACATCTAAGGTTGCTTACCATTTCATTAAATGCAGCCAAGCCGGAAACATACCGTAGGTTCATGAAATATGATTTCGAAAAGACGTTATCGGCTATTAAAGGATTCTTGTCCGAACTTTCAGAAAATGATCGCCAAAAAACAAAAATGCATTTTGTCGCACTCAAACAAACTTTCCGCGAGGTGCCGGATTTCATTATTCTGGCTCATGAATTGGGGGTGCCTGTTGTCAGCATCGGGAACTATTTTGTAGCGAAAAAAGAACATGCCGATGATGCCCTCCTCCATGTAAAGGAAGAATACAACGCAGTTATCGACCGGGCAATGGAATTAGGCGAAAAGTTTGGAATAAGAGTAGAAGCCCGCCGGTTTTTCGAAGAAAAACGTAATAACTTCTACAATCCTGACCGGGATTGTATGGACCCCTTCAATTCCGTCTATATCAGCACCGAGGGTGACGTCGCACCATGTTGCTTTGCCGGAGCGTATAGCCCGGGGAATGTGTACGGGACTGACTTCGAGTCCGTTTGGTTCGGAGAGAAATATCAAAAGCTCCGTAAAAGTAGATATCTGCCTCCTTGCAAGACCTGCACACCGTACATACCTTTTGATGATTATAATGCACATTTCACATCGCAATTGAAAGATTCGGAAGAGTTTGAAGAGATAAAGAAGGCTTTGGGAAAACAAGTTTGCCATACGGAGGGCCCAAAATGACTCCAACCACCTCTGGAGAAAGGAATTTTTGATATGGACGGCAAGAAAGTACTCATAGCCGGCTCGACCGGGATGCTGGGCCATGTCCTCTTTCGTCTGCTTTCAAGGCATGCGGGGCTTGAGGTCCACGGCACTGCACGCAGTGGCAACGGGCTTTCGCGTTGGTTCACACCAGCGCTTTTAGAGCGGGTGCACACGGGTATTGATGCCTGCAACTTTGATGCGGTCCGTAGCGTCCTGGCAAAAATAAAGCCGGATGTTGTGATAAACTGCGTGGGCATAATAAAACAGAGCCCGGAGGCCAAGGACCCGGTTGCCTCCATTTCAGTGAACGCCCTCTTTCCGCATAAACTCGCGGCGTTATGCAAGGACGCAGGTGCACGCATGATTCATATTAGTACGGACTGTGTCTTCTCCGGGGACAAGGGTGGCTACACCGAGGACGACCGTCCGGACGCGGACGATCTTTACGGACGCACCAAGCTCCTGGGCGAAGTCGTCTACCCGCACTGCGTAACACTTCGGACCTCCATCATAGGCCACGAGCTCAAAGGGAAGCATAGCCTGCTTGAATGGTTTCTCTCTCAGGAGGGCAAGGTCAGAGGCTTTACGAGGGCCGTCTTTTCCGGTTTTCCTACCGTTGAGATGGCTCGCATAATCGCAGACCGTGTAATCCCCGACGAGAAACTTACCGGTCTTTACCATGTATCTTCCGAGCCGGTTACCAAGTATGACCTCTTGAAGCTGGTGGCCGGGCGTTACGGCAAGACTATAGATATCGAGCGGGACGATAACTTTCATTGCGACAGGTCGCTTAAATCGGAGAGGTTCAAGTCTGCGACCGGATACTCGCCGCCGCAGTGGCCCAAACTCGTGGAGGCTATGCATAAGGATGCGATCGAGAACGAGATGACCGGAGCGGATAAGGGCCGGGGACTATGAAGCCTTGGCCGCGGCTGCCTTATGCTAGGGCCCGGGGCTTTAAAAAACCGGGTAAAATCCATTTCGACAGGAGGTATTTCGAATGTCAATATTTGAAGGCAAGACCGTAGTTATTACCGGAGGAACCGGCTCTCTCGGCAAGGTCCTTACCCGGCGGCTGCTCACCGGTAGCGCCGGCACGCCCGCCAAGATAATCATCTTCTCCCGTGACGAGGCCAAGCAGCATTTCATGCGCGTAGAGTACCAGCAGAAGAAGAAGGTCACCGACGAGGTGATATACCACAACTTCGAACAACTCCTGGAGTTCAGGATAGGTGACGTGCGCGACTACCACTCCGTATGCTCGGTGCTCAAAGGCGCCGACATAGTGATAAACGGGGCCGCCCTTAAGCAGGTCCCCTCATGCGAGTACTTCCCCTATGAGGCCGTGCAGACCAATATATCCGGGCCCGAAAACATCATACGCGCCATACGCGAGGGCGGCCTTAAGGTCGAAACGGTCGTCGGCGTATCCACTGATAAGGCCTGTAAGCCGGTAAACGTCATGGGCATGACAAAGGCCATCCAGGAGAGGGTCTTTATAGGGGCGAACATCACCGTGCCAGAAACTCGCTTTCTATGCGTGCGTTACGGGAACGTGCTTGCCTCCCGCGGCTCCGTCATCCCGCTCTTCCACGAGCAGATAAAAAACGGCGGTCCGGTAACCATAACCTCCGAAGAGATGACGCGCTTTCTGCTGCCGCTGGATATGGCGGTCGATACCGTCTTTGCCGCGATAGAGAACGGCTCGCCGGGCGAGACCTTTGTGCCGAAGGTTCCGGCATCGCGCATCGTTGACGTCGCGGCCGCCCTCATAGGAGACCGTAAGATAGAGACGACCGTAACCGGCATACGACCCGGCGAGAAGCTTCATGAGCTGCTCGTCTCTTACGAAGAGGCGTGGCACACCTTCGAGCGGGGTGAATACTACGCTATAAAACCCATGCTGCCGGAGCTTGCCAAGGGGGGCGGAGGCGAAGTGGCGCTGGAAAAAGAGTACAGCTCCTCAGACTCACTCTTTACGATGGAGGAGACAACCGAGCTCCTTAAAGAGCACAACCTTATGGTCGACCACGAGATAAGGGAGGAAGGAGAGTTCCTAAGATGAAGGTAATGACCGTCCTGGGCACCCGCCCCGAGATAATCCGACTGAGCCTTATCGTCAAGAAGCTGGACTCTCTCTGCGACCACGTCCTGGTACATACGGGCCAGAACTACGACGAAAACCTGAACGAGGTTTTTCTTGACCAGCTCAAGGTACGCGACCCCGACCATCACCTCGG from Thermodesulfobacteriota bacterium includes:
- a CDS encoding glycosyltransferase, which produces ELLNECDYYSCECLRDVKLARSFGFKGEILPVFPNTGGFDLKKVSALKQPGPTSRRRLIMLKGYHGWAYRALVGLRALERCADLLKGYTLAIYLGFTKEVLIAAELFSRSTGVPVEMIPRISHEEILRYHGRARTSIGVNISDSISTSFLEALVMGSFPIQTHTGCANEWIEDGRTGILVPPEDPDVIEQAIRRALTDDELVDRAAEENWKTTVERLDQSKIKPKAVDFYGRIF
- a CDS encoding radical SAM protein, coding for MSNILASASNYLKKVLPPRPYDLIVRAYHLSVKLFILLKAGVRSLYCRLLSYKRLFIWSIYPLLPKKKFRLYPKLVSIFLTTKCNLRCYICRPDGFKGSNLKMEDLKKLKDVIKHGEIVELTGWGEAFLYPKLEEALNYIYSINPRNDLIQINTNGTLLSRKMARLLSGHLRLLTISLNAAKPETYRRFMKYDFEKTLSAIKGFLSELSENDRQKTKMHFVALKQTFREVPDFIILAHELGVPVVSIGNYFVAKKEHADDALLHVKEEYNAVIDRAMELGEKFGIRVEARRFFEEKRNNFYNPDRDCMDPFNSVYISTEGDVAPCCFAGAYSPGNVYGTDFESVWFGEKYQKLRKSRYLPPCKTCTPYIPFDDYNAHFTSQLKDSEEFEEIKKALGKQVCHTEGPK
- a CDS encoding SDR family oxidoreductase, whose translation is MDGKKVLIAGSTGMLGHVLFRLLSRHAGLEVHGTARSGNGLSRWFTPALLERVHTGIDACNFDAVRSVLAKIKPDVVINCVGIIKQSPEAKDPVASISVNALFPHKLAALCKDAGARMIHISTDCVFSGDKGGYTEDDRPDADDLYGRTKLLGEVVYPHCVTLRTSIIGHELKGKHSLLEWFLSQEGKVRGFTRAVFSGFPTVEMARIIADRVIPDEKLTGLYHVSSEPVTKYDLLKLVAGRYGKTIDIERDDNFHCDRSLKSERFKSATGYSPPQWPKLVEAMHKDAIENEMTGADKGRGL
- a CDS encoding polysaccharide biosynthesis protein; protein product: MSIFEGKTVVITGGTGSLGKVLTRRLLTGSAGTPAKIIIFSRDEAKQHFMRVEYQQKKKVTDEVIYHNFEQLLEFRIGDVRDYHSVCSVLKGADIVINGAALKQVPSCEYFPYEAVQTNISGPENIIRAIREGGLKVETVVGVSTDKACKPVNVMGMTKAIQERVFIGANITVPETRFLCVRYGNVLASRGSVIPLFHEQIKNGGPVTITSEEMTRFLLPLDMAVDTVFAAIENGSPGETFVPKVPASRIVDVAAALIGDRKIETTVTGIRPGEKLHELLVSYEEAWHTFERGEYYAIKPMLPELAKGGGGEVALEKEYSSSDSLFTMEETTELLKEHNLMVDHEIREEGEFLR